In a genomic window of Amycolatopsis japonica:
- the pheT gene encoding phenylalanine--tRNA ligase subunit beta: protein MKVPASWLIEHLDVDEEVTAQDLADAFVRIGIEVDDVRKLEPVTGPLVVGRVAEIEELTEFKKPVRFCRVDVGESEDEDADKPDENLDDDEDDDEGPFEDEGPTGIKTRGIICGATNFAEGDLVVVALPGTVLPGGFEIGSRKTYGRLSDGMICSASELGIGDDHSGILVLPPSTASPGEDASKLLGLDDTVLEVTPTPDRGYTLSVRGLARELSNALDVPFGDPASIEVPEAESDVWPVHLEDTEGCKRFVLRRVKNLDATAPTPWWMRRRLMLAGIRSISLAVDVTNYVMLELGHPLHAFATGSVKGDLVVRKAKPGEKLTTLDDVERTLDADDVVIADDSGVISLAGTMGGASTEITPESTDVLLEAAHWDPSSISRTARRHKLFSEAAKRFERYTDPQLCAVAVEFAARLLRQYGEGSILPGRTDEGGVEPNPPVTMPISLPDQVAGVRYERGVTVKRLSQIGCKVNVGTSEDGTALVTAVPPSWRGDLVQPADLVEEVLRLEGYDSIPSVLPDAPAGRGLTDTQRRRRSVARALAENGYVEVLPFPFISDSVWDSFGLPEDDVRRSTVKVRNPLEADKDRMASTLLPGLLETLQRNISRGFKDVSLFHIGQVVLPGPNPIPMPSLGVDRRPTDEELAVLEAAVPPQPLHVAVVLAGQRARAGWWGEGEQANWADAVQAARLVAQAAGVELTTAAADQPPWHPGRCAQLRVGQWPVGYAGELHPKVVEALGLPPRTVAMELDLDAIPIPDDRPAPRISAYPPVLLDVALVAEAEVPSADLAEALREGAGELLEDITLFDSYQGEQVGEGKRSVAYKLRFRAADRTLTVDEATKARDAAVAVAGERFGASLRA from the coding sequence GTGAAGGTCCCAGCCAGCTGGCTGATCGAACACCTCGACGTCGACGAGGAGGTCACGGCCCAGGATCTGGCCGACGCCTTCGTGCGGATCGGCATCGAGGTCGACGACGTCCGGAAGCTCGAACCGGTCACCGGCCCGCTCGTGGTCGGCCGCGTCGCCGAGATCGAGGAGCTCACCGAGTTCAAGAAGCCGGTCCGGTTCTGCCGGGTCGACGTCGGCGAGTCGGAGGACGAGGACGCCGACAAGCCGGACGAGAACCTCGACGACGACGAGGACGACGACGAGGGTCCCTTCGAGGACGAAGGCCCCACGGGGATCAAGACCCGCGGGATCATCTGCGGTGCCACGAACTTCGCCGAGGGCGACCTGGTCGTCGTCGCGCTGCCCGGCACCGTGCTGCCCGGTGGTTTCGAGATCGGTTCGCGCAAGACCTACGGCCGCCTCAGCGACGGCATGATCTGCTCCGCGAGCGAACTCGGCATCGGCGACGACCACTCCGGCATCCTGGTGCTGCCGCCGAGCACGGCCAGCCCCGGCGAAGACGCGAGCAAGCTGCTCGGCCTCGACGACACCGTCCTCGAGGTCACGCCGACCCCGGACCGCGGTTACACGCTGTCGGTCCGCGGCCTGGCCCGCGAGCTGTCCAACGCGCTCGACGTCCCGTTCGGCGACCCGGCGTCCATCGAGGTCCCCGAGGCCGAGAGTGACGTCTGGCCGGTCCACCTCGAAGACACCGAGGGCTGCAAGCGGTTCGTCCTGCGTCGTGTCAAGAACCTCGACGCGACCGCGCCGACGCCGTGGTGGATGCGCCGCCGCCTGATGCTGGCGGGCATCCGGTCGATCTCACTGGCCGTCGACGTGACCAACTACGTCATGCTCGAACTCGGACACCCACTGCACGCGTTCGCGACCGGTTCGGTCAAGGGCGATCTGGTGGTGCGCAAGGCGAAGCCGGGCGAGAAACTGACCACTTTGGACGATGTCGAGCGCACGCTCGACGCGGACGACGTGGTGATCGCCGACGACAGCGGGGTCATCTCGCTGGCGGGCACGATGGGCGGGGCGTCGACCGAGATCACGCCGGAGAGCACCGACGTGCTGCTCGAAGCGGCGCACTGGGATCCGTCGTCGATCAGCCGGACGGCCCGCCGTCACAAGCTGTTCTCCGAGGCGGCCAAGCGGTTCGAGCGCTACACCGACCCGCAGCTCTGCGCGGTGGCCGTCGAGTTCGCGGCGCGGCTGCTGCGTCAGTACGGCGAGGGCTCGATCCTGCCCGGCCGCACCGACGAGGGCGGCGTCGAGCCGAACCCGCCGGTGACCATGCCGATCAGCCTGCCCGACCAGGTGGCCGGGGTGCGCTACGAGCGCGGTGTCACGGTCAAACGGCTTTCGCAGATCGGGTGCAAGGTCAACGTGGGCACGTCGGAGGACGGCACCGCACTGGTGACCGCGGTCCCGCCGAGCTGGCGTGGCGACCTCGTGCAGCCGGCCGACCTGGTCGAGGAGGTGCTCCGGCTGGAGGGCTACGACAGCATCCCGTCGGTGCTGCCCGATGCCCCGGCCGGTCGTGGGCTCACCGACACGCAGCGTCGCCGTCGCTCGGTCGCTCGCGCGCTGGCGGAGAACGGCTACGTCGAGGTGCTGCCCTTCCCGTTCATCTCGGACTCGGTCTGGGATTCGTTCGGGCTGCCCGAGGACGACGTCCGCCGCAGCACCGTCAAGGTCCGCAACCCGCTGGAGGCGGATAAGGACCGGATGGCGAGCACCTTGCTGCCGGGGCTGCTGGAGACCTTGCAGCGCAACATTTCCCGCGGTTTCAAGGATGTCTCGCTGTTCCACATCGGGCAGGTCGTGCTGCCCGGGCCGAACCCGATCCCGATGCCTTCGCTCGGGGTCGACCGGCGGCCGACCGACGAGGAGCTCGCGGTACTGGAGGCGGCCGTGCCGCCACAGCCGCTGCACGTCGCCGTCGTGCTGGCGGGTCAGCGTGCCCGAGCGGGCTGGTGGGGCGAGGGCGAGCAGGCGAACTGGGCCGACGCGGTCCAGGCCGCCCGGCTGGTGGCGCAGGCCGCCGGCGTCGAGCTGACCACGGCCGCGGCGGATCAGCCGCCGTGGCACCCCGGCCGCTGCGCGCAGCTGCGGGTGGGGCAGTGGCCCGTCGGTTACGCCGGTGAGCTGCACCCGAAGGTCGTCGAGGCGCTCGGGCTGCCCCCGCGCACCGTCGCGATGGAACTCGACCTGGACGCGATCCCGATCCCGGACGACCGTCCGGCACCGCGGATCTCGGCGTACCCGCCGGTGCTGCTCGACGTCGCCCTCGTCGCCGAGGCGGAGGTGCCGTCGGCGGATCTGGCCGAGGCGCTGCGCGAAGGCGCGGGCGAACTGCTCGAGGACATCACGCTGTTCGACTCCTACCAGGGCGAGCAGGTGGGCGAGGGCAAGCGTTCGGTGGCGTACAAGCTGCGGTTCCGTGCCGCGGACCGCACGCTGACCGTCGACGAGGCCACCAAGGCCCGCGACGCCGCCGTCGCGGTCGCCGGTGAACGCTTCGGCGCGAGCCTGCGGGCCTGA